The proteins below come from a single Rosa rugosa chromosome 2, drRosRugo1.1, whole genome shotgun sequence genomic window:
- the LOC133730315 gene encoding tyrosine-sulfated glycopeptide receptor 1-like produces the protein MAKEPKQLTRYVILFIFFISIVISINPACNKIERDSLWSSFRTLSSLNWFSDDCCDWEGITCNMAGHVTHLLLPFKGLKGGILPTSSLENLTHLTHLNLSHNLLYGSLENTRLLLSLSCLEILDLSYNHLSGQLPFLLPSGNMRTLDLSSNHFHAAIASSFFQQAWNLTSFNVSNNDFSGSIPSSICLHSSPFIRVLDFSLNHFNGSIIHGLGKCNKLQVFRASHNNLSGLLPEDNYNATKLEEIALPTNGLSGMLPTSIAKLSKLKLLLLHFNNLEGSLPISLMNCTNLIEIHLAFNNLNGNITMLNFSKLSQLTKLDLGNNCLTDVVPISLYSCKLLKAIRLSENDLEGQIQPEILSLKSLSFLPLSTNRLTNMTRAMKLFMRCRSLEFLALASAFVDGETRADVGMVEFDGLQNLQFLDLGYCDLTGEIPKWLSKLKRLGVLYMDHNKITGSIPSWIGTLPMLFFINLESNLISGEFPKELCRLPKLLSEQTAGQVDDDEFELRIYGSKGTLSVEYKFSYFVPAIFIGNNTISGNIPIEIGQLQLLHGLSFRKNNFSSNIPEQISNLENLEALDLSRNQFTGNIPSSFTKLNFLAVFNVSYNNLEGSIPRGTQLQSFNASAFEGNLKLCGPPLPNECPANDDNDNAGYSQDHTEDEHENLISWFHTSIILGFIVGFWGVCCPLVLKKKWRYGYFKFLNRAQDFLYVIIIDCVYGKRRLRR, from the exons ATGGCAAAGGAGCCCAAGCAGCTAACACGTTATGtcatcctcttcatcttctttatcTCTATCGTCATTTCTATAAACCCTGCATGCAACAAAATTGAGAGAGACTCCCTTTGGTCCTCCTTTAGGACACTCTCTTCTTTAAATTGGTTTTCTGATGACTGCTGTGACTGGGAGGGCATCACTTGCAATATGGCTGGTCATGTCACTCATTTGTTGTTGCCCTTCAAAGGGCTCAAAGGAGGTATTCTTCCCACATCATCACTTGAAAATCTCACGCATCTCACCCACCTCAATCTCTCCCACAACTTACTTTATGGTTCACTTGAGAACACTAGATTGTTATTGTCTTTGAGTTGTCTTGAGATCCTAGATTTGAGCTATAACCATCTTTCTGGACAGCTACCATTTTTACTACCATCCGGTAATATGCGAACACTGGATTTGTCCAGCAACCATTTCCATGCTGCAATTGCATCTTCATTTTTCCAACAAGCATGGAACTTGACTAGTTTCAATGTCAGCAACAATGACTTCTCAGGTTCTATCCCATCATCTATTTGTCTCCATTCTTCTCCGTTCATTAGGGTATTAGATTTTTCCTTAAATCATTTCAATGGTAGTATTATTCATGGATTAGGGAAATGCAACAAACTCCAGGTTTTTCGTGCTAGTCACAATAACCTCTCAGGGTTACTTCCCGAGGATAACTATAATGCTACCAAACTTGAAGAAATTGCCTTACCCA CTAACGGATTGAGTGGCATGCTCCCTACAAGTATCGCCAAGCTTTCTAAATTGAAACTCTTGCTCCTTCATTTCAACAATCTTGAAGGTTCTCTGCCCATATCTTTGATGAATTGCACCAATCTTATAGAAATACATTTGGCATTCAATAACTTAAACGGGAACATCACCATGCTTAATTTTTCCAAACTCAGTCAACTTACTAAACTTGATCTAGGGAATAATTGCCTTACTGATGTCGTGCCAATAAGCCTTTACTCATGCAAGTTATTGAAAGCAATTCGACTGAGTGAGAATGACCTAGAAGGACAAATCCAACCTGAGATTTTGTCATTGAAATCCCTGTCCTTCCTCCCGCTTAGTACCAATAGATTGACCAACATGACTAGAGCAATGAAATTATTTATGCGTTGCAGAAGTCTTGAATTCTTGGCCTTAGCATCTGCTTTTGTAGATGGGGAAACCCGAGCTGATGTTGGCATGGTTGAATTCGATGGACTCCAAAATCTTCAATTTTTGGATTTGGGTTACTGTGACCTTACTGGTGAAATTCCTAAATGGTTATCTAAGCTCAAGAGGCTAGGCGTCTTGTATATGGACCATAATAAAATCACAGGGTCAATTCCTAGTTGGATAGGGACTCTTCCAATGCTGTTTTTTATCAATCTGGAATCCAACCTAATTTCAGGCGAATTTCCAAAGGAACTTTGTAGACTACCAAAGTTGTTGTCTGAACAGACTGCAGGTcaagtagatgatgatgagttTGAATTGCGTATCTACGGATCTAAGGGTACATTATCGGTGGAGTACAAGTTTTCTTACTTTGTTCCAGCAATATTCATTGGGAATAATACCATTAGTGGAAACATACCTATTGAGATCGGCCAGTTGCAGCTTCTACATGGGTTGAGTTTTCGAAAAAACAACTTCTCCAGCAACATTCCAGAGCAGATATCTAACCTCGAGAATTTGGAGGCATTGGATCTCTCCAGGAATCAGTTTACTGGAAATATCCCATCATCATTTACAAAGCTTAATTTTTTGGCAGTCTTTAATGTCTCGTACAATAATCTTGAAGGATCAATACCAAGAGGCACTCAGCTCCAAAGTTTCAATGCTTCTGCATTTGAAGGGAACCTAAAACTTTGTGGTCCACCACTTCCAAATGAGTGTCCAGCAAACGATGACAATGATAATGCAGGTTACAGCCAAGACCATACAGAGGATGAGCATGAAAATCTAATTTCATGGTTCCACACTTCCATCATTCTCGGCTTCATTGTAGGATTTTGGGGAGTTTGTTGCCCTTTAGTGCTAAAAAAGAAGTGGAGATACGGATATTTCAAATTCCTAAACAGAGCACAAGATTTTCTCTACGTGATCATAATTGATTGTGTGTATGGCAAGAGAAGGCTTAGAAGGTAG